One genomic region from Terriglobus aquaticus encodes:
- a CDS encoding metal-sulfur cluster assembly factor, which yields MLSEAEVLEALRVCYDPELRVNIVDMGRVQSVHVAVDTEAPGNDRRVKVTVDLLPREEQQDAMLSALITNRLLGIYQISRTTVNLLEEPAWSPERMSDAARRELSKQRGLIQLGN from the coding sequence ATGCTCAGCGAAGCCGAGGTCCTAGAAGCTCTCCGGGTCTGCTATGACCCGGAGCTTCGCGTCAACATCGTCGACATGGGGCGCGTGCAATCTGTCCACGTCGCTGTGGATACCGAGGCGCCCGGCAATGACCGACGTGTGAAGGTGACCGTCGACCTGTTGCCACGCGAGGAGCAGCAGGATGCGATGTTGTCTGCCCTCATCACCAATCGTCTGCTGGGCATCTACCAAATCTCTCGCACAACGGTGAACCTGCTCGAAGAACCGGCATGGTCGCCAGAGCGCATGTCCGACGCCGCTCGGCGCGAACTCAGCAAGCAGCGCGGCTTGATCCAGCTTGGGAACTGA